The genomic region TGGCGTCCTCATTGTTTACCCACCAGAACCCGATCCAGGCCATAGACCTGATCGAGCAGAATCATCGTCAGCGCAGTCAGCGCGATGACCAGGGCCGACACCGCCGCCATCATCGGATCGATGGATTCGGTGGCGTACACGTACATGCGCACCGGCAAGGTTTGCGTGGCCGGTGAAGTGACGAAAATCGACAACGTGACCTCATCGAAACTGTTGATGAACGCCAGCAGCCAGCCACCGGCGACCCCCGGCAAAATCATTGGCAAGGTGATTTGCCGGAACAGTGTGAAGCGCCCGGCGCCCAGGGATTGCGCGGCATGTTCGGCGCTGCGGTCCAGGCCAATGGCCGAAGCCAACACCAGTCGCAGCACGTACGGCGTGATCACCAGCACATGCGCGAAGATCAGCCAGGCGAAGCTGCCGTTGACACCCATCAGCGCAAACAAGCGCAGCAACGCCACCCCCAGCACCAGGTGCGGAATGATGATCGGCGACAGGAACAGGGCATTGAAAAAGTCCCGTCCGGGGAACTCGAAACGGGTGAT from Pseudomonas sp. GGS8 harbors:
- a CDS encoding ABC transporter permease, with amino-acid sequence MSRNGPFALLFHALVVLFMLAPLVVVCLVAFTPENTLSLPTTEFSLRWFRAVFERADFVDAFYNSLILAFSAASLATLIAVPAALAITRFEFPGRDFFNALFLSPIIIPHLVLGVALLRLFALMGVNGSFAWLIFAHVLVITPYVLRLVLASAIGLDRSAEHAAQSLGAGRFTLFRQITLPMILPGVAGGWLLAFINSFDEVTLSIFVTSPATQTLPVRMYVYATESIDPMMAAVSALVIALTALTMILLDQVYGLDRVLVGKQ